The genomic DNA GACCTGACCCACCTTGCCCCAAAGACCAGGCTCTTAGAGATGAGAGACCGGAGTGGGCTTCTGGGGGCCTGTGCTGTTTTCTGGCCTCTAGAAACAAAGGGTATTAaacctagaaagaaaaaaatctgtctgctaagtgaaagagacCCTCTCCAGCCATGCAGTAGGTGGCACGCACGGGGACAGGCAGGTATACCAAAGAAACTCCTAAACACACGGGAGATTCTTGTTTTCTTGGGGGCAGCGATGCTCAGTGTTTCCATtgtcttcccttttttcctaTTGCCTTTGGTATTACAGTCCTTTAGGGTCATAACTGAAATTGCATActtgtttgtcaattttattaccTGACTACGCTCTAGCCCATATATCATAATTGGTTTCTCCATGTTTTCTGGAACTTAGGAAGACGCCTGCCAAGAAACAGAACAACAGATGAAACAAAATGTGTTCAAACTAGTAAAGCACCAGTTACATGGGTTTACACAAGTAAGATCTGCTAGGCCATTTTCTCAGTGATGCCCTGAAAAGAACACTTAGGTCTTTAGTCGTCAATCAAGATTTGCGGAAATCCCAAAAGCAGTGACTTGGCTCCGCACTGCTAAAGAGACTTTGCGGGTGGGAGAGGTATATTATGCCCAACAGCATCAGACACAGAGGGTACACAAATAGGCCAAAGAAACCTTTAACAATTAAAGATTATGCAAACATAGCATTGGATTTATTCCTTACAgaaatttcctcatcttttatcAACAGTGCCCCATATGTGAATGTCATAAGAACATTCTGAACCCCTCAGGGTCTAGCTCAGGCTCTACTCCAGCTTCATGTGGGAAGCAAAGGAAGAGCACATCCCAAAAGAATATTCCCGAGTATGCAAACCTCAGAGATGAAATATTGGGTCAGGGGTGTGTGGATgaggtggggtggaggaaggCAGCATTACACAAGCACACGGGGACCCAAACCAAGAAGCTGAACGCCAGTGTCTTTAGATACGTAAAATCTGCATCGACatacttgggaaagaaaaacctcGATAACCGTTCTGTGTGTCTCATGTGTCACAAAAGTGTAGTAGAATCATTTGAGTTCTCAGGTCACAAAAGTATCAGGGTGATATGAAATCTTGAAAACCAAGTGGTGTTTAACTCTCTACCCTCCTCCCATCCAAAGGCTCCCTGTTGAGGACGGCCAGCTTCAGTCCCATCCGGTCACCACCTTCTCCTAGAACAGAGCAGGCCGCGTCTGCCGAGAGGGGTAACCAGGCACTCGGTCCTCACGGTGGCAAGAAACTGCattttcctctctgctctcagaaCACACCTTTAGAGCAATGCGTGTCCTTACAGAGGTTAGTGTGGTCTGTTGTCTTTTTTGCGGTGTTCTGCGAATCCCTAGGTGTGATCACTCATTCTAAGAGAGGACCCAAGACTGCTGCCGCCACCTACACTTAGTTCCGCAGAGGGCCTGAGGGTCCTCCTACCACGTTCAGGTAAGTGCCTTTGGGCGACCTGGGAGTGGACTGGACAGCTGTTCCAGGGGTGCTTGCAGCGCCAGCAGTGATCCCCTCCACAGGCACAGGGCTGCCCAGTTACAAACTACTCCACATACATGATGTCCTGACTATCTCAGATACCCAGGGACGTGTGCAGAGCACGTATTATTTTCCCTTGGAAGATAGGAGGAGACCTGAGCCTCAGAGCAGTGAAGTGACTTGcgtgaggtcacacagctaaaggCGGCGAGCCTCCTGATGTGCTGATTCCCCCAAAGTTCCGAGTCTCCACAGCCCTTCAGAAAAGAAACGGTTTGTTGTCTTCTCGACTTGAAGCACGTCACTCGCAGTGAGTTGGGATACATCCATGGGAAAACAAATGCCTCCAGGGATGGGATAAAGTTCAGGTTTACAAATGAGCCGAGAGAGAATCTGGGATCTGAACTCTAATGAACAAAGAACGAGGAACGAGAGGAAAAGGGGAATTACTCCCATAGACTCCTGACCTGAATaagtaggaatttaaaaaaaaaaaaaaaaacagcaacatttcgggacttccctggcggtccagtggttaagactccgagcttccactgcacggggcacgggtttgatccctggtcggggaactaagatcccgcaagccgtgcccAAAAAAAATAACACTTCCTGGCGTGTTGCTTGATGGAGACCCTGCTGCTTTCAGAATTTCTCGGTCTCAGCAGTGTTGACATCGTGGGCTCCCTAAAACTGTCCTGGGAGGGGCTGGCCCCTACACTGTAggctctacccactagatgtcagtagcaccTCACCCGACTCCCCACGTGACGGTGAAAACGTCTCCAAACTTGGCAAAAGTGAAGCACGTCTTTAAGTCCGTGCTCTGCAGAGCAGCCCGGCAGATGGATGCACGTCCCCACCTCACTCTCCTGCTTGCCGCCCCCAGAGGCTTCCAGCTGCCCTGGACAAAGTCTGACACCCAAGGGAGACGGGCCAGGCCCTTGGTGTTCTGGGCCCTGCCAGCCTCtctgctccctcttccctctccttcctgcctcacTCTTTGCTCTAGTTCTGCACAATACTTGCGGCTCTTTCCCACACAGCCACGCTAGTTTGTGTCCTCACACTCGCGCTGCTTTCTCGCCTCAGTTGCTTATCTCGTAAATGCTCCCCGACCTTCAAGACTTCGCTTGGTGTGGGCATCACCTGGAACTTACCTGaagccctctcccttccctccatctGAAGGTTGGGTCAGATCCCAGCTGTGTGCTCCCACAGCACCTTCTGCAGACCCCTGTCATAGCACTCACCACCCCATCCTGTAACTAACTGCCTTGCAGTCCTCCGGACTGAGCTCCAGAAGGGCGAGGCTGTCTTATTCAAATCTGgggcacagtacctggcatgtggCATTCACTCAGCAGTGTTTATTGAAGTGAGCCACAAAGAACAGTTAAAAGTACACTAGGTTGGGAGTCTAGACACCAAGATTCTAGTCCCTGGTCTGCTACTAGCTAGCCAGGTGATGGCTTCCCATGGCTgaacctttgtttcctcatctgaggaaTCAGAATTTGGACTAGATGTCTAAGGGTCCTTATAAGTTGGAATTGCTGATTCTagagtgttgtctttttttttcataaatatttcactTAAAAGTGTTTCCCAAAGGGCAGGGCCATCCTCTTCCAACTCCCTTCTGAATGTGTATGGCTTCCTCTaaactttttcaaattctttcctacTATTTCATTTCACCCTAGAAATAATGATGGCAGCCTGACAGATATAATTTCAAACAAGAACCATTCTTCCAAACAAGGGACATAAAGGTAGACTGTGTATCAAATGTTACCATCACAGAAGACAGAAGAACACGTGTTTGTATTTCTACATGCATAGAGACCCTTTGGGGTAGTGTGACAGTGGGGCAGGTGCTGGGCATGGGACTGGAACAAGTCTTTTCACTGAATACCTTATATTGTTGGATTTTTGAGCTATGTGAATACAGTatctgttttaaaagttaaagaataaagccatatgtataaaattagctacaaggatatattgtacaggacagggaatatagccaatatcttataataactataaatggagtgtaacctttaaaaattgtgactttgttgtgtacctgaaacttatataatactgtacatcaactatactttaataaacataaataaaaaataaaaccaaatgaatGGCATCGTTTACCAAGCATCCTTTCAACTGGCCTTAAAAGCAGGTGACCAATGGACCCGAGGTCAGTAGCCAGACCACATCTGTCATAGCTGCTGTAAGAAAACTCTTCTGGCTAACTGCACTTTcaaaaaatcaagagaaatgCAGGCTACAACGCACCACTATAGTCTTCTAGCTTCAAAGTGTGCATTTTAATCTGGTTTACTCCCTGGCAGCGGTGTATAAAAATAAGGCTAAATTTCATAGCAAGTGCCACAAAAAAGGGAGTGAAGAATTCGGACGCTAATGCTAAACCTGACCAACTGATTTTCTGTCACTTTGTAGCCCCTCGCTATACAGCCCTGACATTCATCTAAGGATGAATCCTCTAGTGGATGAGCCCTGCCTAGAGGTACAGTGGACAGAGAACAGACCtaaaaatcaatagatttagtGACAAATTTAGTAATGTTGTCAGTAAGTCTCCTGTATTCCTATCTGTACTACctgccctctctcttcctttccagaGATAGTTCTCCTAACAGTCAGCAAAATGAGCCCTGTGTAGCACTAAATAAAGACTAGAGGTTGTATTAAATTTGTAACCATGACCACAGCTTTCCTTAAACAGTTTCATCATCACAGGGTGGCACAATATACAGTATTCCTCTAAGTGGGACTGCCACCTCCTTCCTCTGTAAGCCCTGTCCTGTAAGATGAGGTCAATGGAAACTATACAGTGCAGGTGTGTTTAAGGTCACCAGCAGATCAAATGTTAAACTAAATAAAAGATGGGGATGACAAATAACTTAGTTTTCTCACCCAGAGGTCCTGTGGTCACCTGGGGTGTTGATCTGTACACATGGAGTATCACCATCTTCACAGTAGTTACACCCTTTCAGATCTTCATATTATCTGAACATGCAATTCTTTATTTCAAATGGTCGGtacattcattttaataaacataatCACTGTTGTTTCTGCTCTACACAGcaatccaaaataaaaatcaacacttAAGTGAATACTATGTGCTGGATACAGAGTGCATGAAAGTTGAAGGTGCGGTCTGGAATTTTAAGCACATAAGATTCACCCAGAAAAGGaactagaaagaaaacaaagtactACTTTTTCTGTATTCTCCTAGCAATCTCTGaagaaacaatggttttcagTAATATTACAATAGCAGGAACTACCGTTTGTGACACATTAGGCACCAGGCACAGTGATCGGCACTTGGTGTACATTATGTCTCTAATTTTACAAGCCTCAGTTgcctttagtttttttaaagtgataaagcTACATTGGGTAGACTGCTTGATCTTGTGTAGTACCattcaaaaaagtaaagaaaacctctgattttacttttttgttttatttttattacacacTACAAAATACACTGCATGCTACACAATACACTGCATGCTACACAATACACTGCATAACCTTCTAGCAGGGGTAGACAAGCATAACTGAGTTATTTTTCATCAATCAGGAAAATGCTTCCTTAATCAATGTTCTCCAAACCctgaaaaacagtttaaaaaggaTGATGTGAGAATTCTGTTTCTGTCAAAGATGTACATGTACTGTAACCTACAATGATTCCTATAACCTATACTGACTCCTAATTTTCATTTTCGGACAGTAGCAAACATACCACtttatatgaaaagacaaccccccCCTTCCGCTTGCAATCAAGACTGAAGTAAAGCAACTATTTACCTCCTGGATCCTTCTACAAAGT from Lagenorhynchus albirostris chromosome X, mLagAlb1.1, whole genome shotgun sequence includes the following:
- the NDUFA1 gene encoding NADH dehydrogenase [ubiquinone] 1 alpha subcomplex subunit 1 isoform X1; this encodes MWFEILPGIAVMAVCLFIPGMATARIHRFTNGGKEKRVAHYSYQWNLMERDRRISGVNRYYVSKSSDPRFSLGSFVNLNFIPSLEAFVFPWMYPNSLRVTCFKSRRQQTVSFLKGCGDSELWGNQHIRRLAAFSCVTSRKSLHCSEAQVSSYLPRENNTCSAHVPGYLR
- the NDUFA1 gene encoding NADH dehydrogenase [ubiquinone] 1 alpha subcomplex subunit 1 isoform X2, with amino-acid sequence MWFEILPGIAVMAVCLFIPGMATARIHRFTNGGKEKRVAHYSYQWNLMERDRRISGVNRYYVSKAFVFPWMYPNSLRVTCFKSRRQQTVSFLKGCGDSELWGNQHIRRLAAFSCVTSRKSLHCSEAQVSSYLPRENNTCSAHVPGYLR